A region of the Sardina pilchardus chromosome 3, fSarPil1.1, whole genome shotgun sequence genome:
GAGGGCCTCCGTCGCGAAGATATGGcggtggaggcggaggaggaggcggcggcggtggcggcggcggcggtggtggaggtTACGGACGCAGAAGCCGAAGGTGAGAGCTAAACCTTAACTTTTCGTGCAATCAATAAGATGCCCATTAATCATGCTATATTTCTTTGTATTTCTGGTTAGATAAACACCGCCATTAGCGAGGAAGCATGCTAGCTGGCTAATGTTGGTTTTGTTAGGGCCTGCTAGCCGCGCGTTAGGCCATTTTGTGTCAGCGCTAatgagctagctagctagctaacgagCTCGTGCAAATGAATCAAACTTAGCAGTATCATATTTAATAAATCGAAAGTTTGTCATATTGGCTGAGCACGTTTGTCATCGTGAGTGGCCATAACGTATGTGTAGCTGCAGGTATGTGCTTAATGACGACACCGTCTTTTTTATGCTAATTTGCTGCATGGTTTCATGCAGCCACAGTCCACGCCGCCGTAGACGCAGCCGCTCCAGGAGCAGGAGTCGGTCCCGCTCCCGTAGCCGGTCCCGCTACAGCCGCTCAAGGTCCAGGTCCTACTCACGGTCCCGGTCCCGATCCAAGACCCGTACGCCGCGGAGGAGCAAGTCCAAATCGGCATCAAGATCCCGCTCTCGGTCAAAGTCCAAGTCCCGTTCCAGAAGCCGCACTCCACCCTCCAACAAAGGCTCCAAGTCGAGGTCACGATCAAGAAGCCGACCCAAGTCTCCCGAAGACAACGAAACGGCTCCGTCCTGAGGAGAAGGTAAGCTTAAACGTTGAGGACATTGTTTTACAAACAGTTTTGTGCTAACACTCCAAAGATCTGGATGTATTTTTTGCAGAGTGAACTGCCTTCGCCATTCAGAATGACACCATTTTAAACACACAAGTGGTTGGATTACCCAACCTAGGGGGGTTTCCATCGTCAACCATGTTGAAACCCCAAAATCAATCATTGACCAATTGGCAGCCCTGGTAGAAAGTGAGAGTCCTGACACCCACCAATCAGGACACGTTTCACACAGGTCTGCCTTTGCACTACAAATAGAAACTATAGGGggaacacatttttgttttttgggggatgatgtgcatgcgagtgtgtgtgtgtgagagagagaaagaagtgtgtctgatgtgtgtctTGTGAGGTGTGCAGATAT
Encoded here:
- the LOC134077156 gene encoding serine/arginine-rich splicing factor 2-like isoform X2: MSYGRPPPDVEGMTSLKVDNLTYRTSPETLRRVFEKYGRVGDVYIPRDRYTKESRGFAFVRFMDKRDAEDAMDAMDGALLDGRELRVQMARYGRPPDSHYGRRGGPPSRRYGGGGGGGGGGGGGGGGGGGYGRRSRSPRRRRRSRSRSRSRSRSRSRSRYSRSRSRSYSRSRSRSKTRTPRRSKSKSASRSRSRSKSKSRSRSRTPPSNKGSKSRSRSRSRPKSPEDNETAPS
- the LOC134077156 gene encoding serine/arginine-rich splicing factor 2-like isoform X1 — translated: MSYGRPPPDVEGMTSLKVDNLTYRTSPETLRRVFEKYGRVGDVYIPRDRYTKESRGFAFVRFMDKRDAEDAMDAMDGALLDGRELRVQMARYGRPPDSHYGRRGGPPSRRYGGGGGGGGGGGGGGGGGGGYGRRSRSHSPRRRRRSRSRSRSRSRSRSRSRYSRSRSRSYSRSRSRSKTRTPRRSKSKSASRSRSRSKSKSRSRSRTPPSNKGSKSRSRSRSRPKSPEDNETAPS